From the genome of Eucalyptus grandis isolate ANBG69807.140 chromosome 2, ASM1654582v1, whole genome shotgun sequence, one region includes:
- the LOC120290367 gene encoding protein WHAT'S THIS FACTOR 1 homolog, chloroplastic-like encodes MTRLRIIGKTVASSNEWGAAREFGCFVASPVRLPTLRRNWSFGEVLLSWPQHRFMTTSKRVQDRSKDKRVHYLEIATEKHKVVSKVLVLMEMLKKEPEMIIPVRSLDRCRNQINLPRPHSIVDFIQKSPKLFELCKDRKGVLWCGMTKEAEDLLEEEEKLIREHSGKAAEYVTRMLMMSADKRLPLDKIAHFRREFGLSADFRSKWVHEYPQHFQVVKSLDEVDYLELVEWNPAWAITELEKAVLGVSESASHAPGLLSLSFPLKFPATYKKVYRYGGKIEHFQKRSYLSPYADARGLQPGLKEFDKRAIAVMHELLSFTMEKRLVTDHLTHFRREFVMPQKLMRLFLKHFGIFYVSERGKRFSVFLTGAYEGAELIQKCPLVIKKEKVLSLIGYRGKKKRIETFTDLSDVEDNEFLGGSSEDGGTPMQLDQIEAISELEDVAVGDSSFMDIHEIDNEYKPHNSF; translated from the coding sequence ATGACCCGTCTTCGAATCATTGGTAAAACCGTAGCTTCCTCGAATGAGTGGGGCGCGGCAAGAGAGTTCGGTTGCTTTGTGGCCTCGCCAGTGCGTTTGCCTACCCTGAGAAGAAACTGGAGTTTTGGCGAGGTTTTACTTAGCTGGCCGCAGCATAGATTCATGACTACCAGCAAGAGAGTGCAAGATAGGAGCAAGGACAAGAGGGTCCATTATCTCGAAATCGCCACCGAGAAGCATAAAGTGGTTTCGAAGGTATTGGTTCTGATGGAAATGTTGAAGAAGGAACCCGAGATGATAATCCCTGTGAGGTCGCTGGATCGATGCCGGAATCAGATTAATCTTCCCAGGCCACACAGTATAGTGGATTTTATTCAGAAGTCGCCAAAACTGTTTGAGTTGTGTAAGGATCGGAAGGGGGTATTGTGGTGTGGAATGACTAAAGAAGCTGAAGACTTGttagaggaagaggagaaaTTGATTAGGGAACACTCTGGCAAAGCTGCTGAATACGTGACTAGGATGCTGATGATGTCAGCTGATAAACGGCTTCCACTGGACAAAATTGCTCATTTCAGGAGAGAGTTTGGTTTGTCAGCTGATTTTAGGAGCAAGTGGGTACACGAGTATCCACAGCACTTCCAAGTGGTTAAATCTCTGGATGAAGTTGATTATCTCGAGCTCGTAGAGTGGAATCCTGCTTGGGCCATCACAGAGTTGGAGAAAGCCGTACTTGGGGTATCAGAATCTGCCTCTCATGCTCCAGGGTTGCTTTCCCTATCTTTCCCCTTGAAGTTTCCTGCCACTTACAAGAAGGTGTATAGATATGGAGGGAAGATTGAGCACTTTCAGAAAAGGTCTTACTTATCTCCTTATGCTGATGCACGTGGCCTCCAACCTGGATTGAAGGAATTCGATAAGAGGGCCATTGCGGTGATGCATGAGTTACTGAGCTTCACGATGGAAAAGAGGTTGGTGACTGATCACCTCACCCACTTTCGACGGGAATTCGTGATGCCTCAGAAGCTGATGAGACTCTTTTTGAAGCATTTTGGCATTTTCTATGTCTCTGAGAGAGGGAAGAGGTTTAGCGTGTTCTTGACAGGAGCTTATGAAGGTGCGGAGCTGATTCAGAAATGTCCGCTGGTTATTAAGAAGGAAAAGGTCTTAAGCCTTATTGGTTAtcgagggaagaagaaaaggatagAAACTTTTACGGACTTATCGGATGTGGAAGATAATGAATTTCTTGGGGGTAGCTCTGAGGATGGAGGCACCCCTATGCAGCTTGACCAAATAGAAGCAATCAGTGAATTGGAGGATGTTGCAGTTGGAGACAGCTCCTTCATGGACATTCATGAAATTGACAATGAATACAAGCCTCATAATTCATTTTAA